In Sphingobacterium sp. SYP-B4668, the sequence GCGTAGACAATGGCCAGTGGGGCGCCCTTAAATATGAAATAAAGAGCATAGCCTCCAGATAGACTCGCAAAAAGCCCCGTAAAGAATATCGTTGCACCGATGCTCACATACTTGCTATGCTCTTCCGGATATTTGGATAATGTGTCCTCATGTACTCCTGCGCAGTACCAAAAAAAGCGGGATATACTCTTCATAACCTAAGTCGTTAATTATTATGCGAATAGACGCAATATTTTGTTAATAGTTACATCCATCCTTTTGTTTTACAAAAATGTGATAATTTTCTGAAACAACAGGTCTTTGTCCTGCCTATGGGTAGCCATTCTGACGGGAATTGTTACCTTTGTAAATAAAACTGCGTTGAAAACAAATCCAGAAACAGATATGAATAAAAAAAGCTTTTTGCCCATGTTCATGATCGTTGCGGCAACTGTAGCCGGTTGTAACAATGAACAGAAGACAGAAACAACAAATCCCTTGCTCCTTGCCTATGACACTCCATTTGAAGTTCCGCCCTTTGACAAAGTAAAGGACGAGCATTTCAAACCCGCATTTGAAGAGGCCTTGAAGCAGCACAAACTGGAGATTGATTCCATCGTCAACAATACCGAAGAACCCACTTTTTCCAATACGATAGTTGCATTGGAAAATGCTGGTAGGCTTTTAAGCCAAGTCTCTACCGTGTTTTTTAACTTAAACTCGGCTAATACGAATGATACAATTCAAGCCATAGCAAAAGATATGGCTCCAGTTTTATCCGCACACAGCGACGAAATTTCTTTGAACGCGAAATTGTTCGAGCGAATTAAAACAATGTGGGAGAAAAAGCAAACGTTAGGTCTAGATGCTGAAGACTCTAAATTGTTAGAAGAGACGTACAAGAGATTTATACGTTCAGGAGCCAACCTTAGCGATACGGACAAAGAAAAACTAAAGAAGGTAAACGCTGACCTATCCGTGTTGACCACCCAATTTGGTCAGAATTTATTGCAAGAAACCAATGCTTTTGAACTAGTTGTTGATAAAGAGGGGGATCTTGATGGTTTGACTGCTGATTTAAAAACAGCGGCCGCAGAAACAGCTAAAGCCAAAGGAAAAGAAGGCAAATGGGTCTTTACATTACAAAACTCATCCATTATGCCCTTCTTGCAGTATGCCAAGAATAGAGAATTACGCAAGCAGCTATGGGAAGCCTATTCTTTAAGGGGCAATAATGGCAACGATGCAGATAATAAAGAGATTCTCCGCAAGATTGCTAACCTCCGCTTGGAAAAAGCTAAATTATTGGGATATGCGAATCATGCAGCCTATGTGTTGGAAGAATCTATGGCCGAGAATCCAACCAATGTATATGCTTTGTTGAACAAGCTTTGGGCGCCAGCACTTGCTAAAGCAAAGGTAGAAGCCGCAGATATCCAGCAGGAGATCAAATCCGCTAAAGATACATTTGAGGTTGCGCCATACGATTGGAGATACTATGCCGAGACTATCCGCAAAAAAAGATTTGCGTTGGATGAAGAGCAAATCAAACCGTATTTGAGCTTGCCATCGGTCCGTGAAGGAGCTTTTGCGGTAGCTAACAAATTGTATGGTTTGACAT encodes:
- a CDS encoding M3 family metallopeptidase; its protein translation is MNKKSFLPMFMIVAATVAGCNNEQKTETTNPLLLAYDTPFEVPPFDKVKDEHFKPAFEEALKQHKLEIDSIVNNTEEPTFSNTIVALENAGRLLSQVSTVFFNLNSANTNDTIQAIAKDMAPVLSAHSDEISLNAKLFERIKTMWEKKQTLGLDAEDSKLLEETYKRFIRSGANLSDTDKEKLKKVNADLSVLTTQFGQNLLQETNAFELVVDKEGDLDGLTADLKTAAAETAKAKGKEGKWVFTLQNSSIMPFLQYAKNRELRKQLWEAYSLRGNNGNDADNKEILRKIANLRLEKAKLLGYANHAAYVLEESMAENPTNVYALLNKLWAPALAKAKVEAADIQQEIKSAKDTFEVAPYDWRYYAETIRKKRFALDEEQIKPYLSLPSVREGAFAVANKLYGLTFVALNNIPVYHPEVEVYEVKDKDGSHLGLLYADFFPRDSKRGGAWMTSYRAQSRKEGKRVAPVISIVCNFTKPVGDDPALLTFDEATTLFHEFGHALHGLLSNVKYKSLAGTSVPRDFVELPSQIMENWAADPEVLKTYAKHYKTGEAIPDSLISKMDKAGTFDQGFATVEYLAASLLDMNYHTIASPIKEDINAFEKGAMNKIGLINAIIPRYRSTYFQHIFSGGYSAGYYAYIWSEVLDSDAFAAFKAKGLYDQGTAASFRRNILERGGTGNPAQMYRTFRGTDPDPVYLMKKRGLN